The following are encoded together in the Pelodiscus sinensis isolate JC-2024 unplaced genomic scaffold, ASM4963464v1 ctg42, whole genome shotgun sequence genome:
- the LOC142826319 gene encoding uncharacterized protein LOC142826319, giving the protein MSQPSEGSQPSTAPHDQPGGSREPARGRKRRAPAWSSAEIVDLIEVWGEASNVHDLRTSHRNAAVYGRMAASLAARGHQRSREQVRCKIKDLRQSYSRACLPGADPEACPHFHALDRILGPHAVPAPRDVIDPGAEGPLLDTEEEEEGSESQEPAASLPRTRDPRGTPQSRSPASSEAGEASTSAAPGTAGRTTPPAAAARARASRTARNQEDYQRRHLRFLDRQLRLQDHWVQEDLRLRQRSLEALEEQGRALRGHLQSLLDRFPFPPPPAPPLAPPLAPPAPPLAPPLAPPAPPAPPASAPASSTPPVLSAPPSTTIPHRRPRTRSVARRERHPDSHP; this is encoded by the exons atgagccagccatccgagggctcccagccctccactgctccccacgaccagcctggcggctcccgggagcctgcccgggggcgcaaaaggcgggcgcccgcctggtcaagtgcggagatcgtggacctcatcgaggtttggggggaagcctcaaatgtccacgatctccgcactagccaccggaacgcggccgtctacggacgcatggctgccagcctggccgccaggggccaccagcgcagccgggagcaggtgcgctgcaagattaaagacttgcggcagtcctactcccgggcctgcctgccaggggctgacccggaggcctgcccccacttccatgccctggaccgcatcctggggcctcatgccgtccctgccccccgggacgtgattgaccccggggcagagggaccgctcctggacaccgaggaggaggaagagggctctgagagccaggagcctgctgccagccttcccaggacccgggacccccgaggcaccccacagagccgctcgcctgcatcatcagaggccggggaggcgtccacct ctgcagcaccggggactgcagggcgcaccaccccgcctgcagcagccgcccgcgcccgggcaagcaggacagccaggaaccaggaggactaccagaggcggcatctccggttcctggaccgacagctccgtctccaggaccactgggtccaggaggacctcaggctgcgccagaggagtctggaggccctggaggagcagggccgtgccctgcgaggccacctccagagcctgctagaccgcttcccatttcctcctccccctgctccccctcttgctccccctcttgctccccctgctccccctcttgctccccctcttgctccccctgctcctcctgctcctcctgcttccgctcctgcttcctccacaccccctgtcctctctgcccccccctccacaaccattccccaccgacgcccccggacccgcagtgtggcgagacgggagaggcacccagactcccacccctga